ATATCTGCTAAAGTAAAGTTATTTCCCGTAAAGTAGACTTTATCTTCAAGATAGGCGTTAAGATCCTGTAAAGAGAAAATCAAACCCACCATTAAATAGGACAACATGAGACTCAGGAAGATAGTCATGCAACAAAACTCCCTCTcattctcccccttttcaaagccctcctaaaatcacatctcctctgagaggccttaccTAAGCTCCTATACCGCCCCTCTCCTCTGTGTCGCCTCGTCACTCAAATCTGTATTCCTTAAATATCTGTAATATCCcaacttcagctccacagcactcatgtccatatcctttcactctgccatttcccttaatggtaatttattttaatgtctgtctccccatctagtctgtaaactccttttgggcaaggattgtgtctaccaactctatcgcactgcactccgtggctcagtggaaagagcacgggctttggagtcagggctcatgagttcgaatcccagctctgccacttgtcggctgtgtgactgtgggcaagtcacttaacttctctgtgcctcagttccctcatctgtaaaatggggatcaagactgtgagccccacgtgggacaacctgattcccctatgtctaccccagcgcttagaacagtgctcggcacatagtaagcgcttaacaaaaaaataccaacactctcccaagtgtttagtacagtgctttatgcccagtaagtgctcaaataataccattaattaattcctCTCTATAAAATTTCCAAGTTTGTTTCAGACCGAAGAGGGTGAGTTTAGTTTAATGATGACTAATTTTTTATAAAGGTTTAAAACAAACCCTTAGCAGTTAAATCCCAAATAGCAATGTTGTTTCTCAAAACAAATGAAGACATAAAATGTTAGAGATCCAGTACCTGCCAGGCAATGTTTGTTTCCCTGTTCAAACTGTTCCAGATCCCCTTTATTAAGTACCCTTTTCTAACCTAGTAGTAGGAGTAACAGCATCTAATGAGCACCCCCTGGTATAgtacgctgttctaagtgcttgggaagtattaaAGAAAGTATTTTTAATTTCTACCACCAGGATGTTTCAGGTGCTTTCCAAGAATGCTCTGGGCACTTGCTACCAGTAGCTGAAAGCAGAGCATGACAGGGGCAGGAGCCTGAGAACGTGAGCAGGGACCAAGGAGGGTCAGAAGACGTAGCTGAGCAGAGGCCAAAGAGGGTCAGAAGATGTAGTTAAGCAGGGGCTGAAGAGGGCCAGAGGACGTAACCGAGCAGGGGCCAAAGGTCATAGCCAAGCTGTGGCCAGAGAGGGCCAAAAAATGTAGTTGAGCAAGGGCTGACGAGGGCCAGAGGATGTAGCTAAGCAGAAGCCAAAGAGGGCCAGAGGATGTGGCTAAGCAGTGGAGGGAAGACCTAGGAGTCAGCCTGGGGCGGGGAAAGTTGGGAGAAGGCAGCTGGACAGGCTGGGACTGCTCAAGACAGgtctgaggatgaggatgatgatgatgatgaaatctaAGGCAAAGACGACAGATGAACCTTAGGCCCATCACTACTGGTGTCCGGGCCCTTGAGGGGCCGGGCTGAAGGCAGATGACACCCATGGAGGTCAGACTGCCTGCTGTGCAGCACCCGAAGCCCATCTTCTACTTAGCCTGTCACCCCTTGGCTGGGGCAGAACCGAATGGCTGCCTGGCCCATCTGACACCAAGAAGACCTATCACAAAGCCGGaggctcccaagcactagtaacGAGGGGACTCGAGAGGCTGGCGAGATGTAGGCGGCAGATACGCGACCTTGCCGTAATACCCAGGTTCGGGCATTCTCGACCCCAAACAGAAGTCTCCATTACCTTCAGTGTAGTCCGGATAGCATCGATATTGGAGTGTCCATCTATTTGAGTTATCCTGAATTCTAGCCATTGTTGAACTACGGCTTTCTCTTCGGCAGAGCTCCCAAGCAAATGCTCTTTATTGGCTAGCTTAACTAGGTGAGATGCTATGGTTGTCAATCCTGTTAGGCTTGGGCCATTGTTTGTCTGTAGAACCGGAATCTAATAAAAAGCAAATGCAAAAATGTCAAAATTACATGGCATGTAgaaaagactaataataataataattatagcatttgtcaagcacttactatgttttgttctaagcactagggtagatacaaggtaatcaggtaatcccatggggggctcacagttttaatccccattttacagataaggtaactgaggcacagagaagttaaatggcttgcccaaggtcacacagcagacaagtcgtggagccgggattaaagcccatgtcctccgactaccaagcctgtgctctttccactaagctacgcagtTTCCcactactgtaaactccttgtgagcaggaaatgtggttaccaactctgttgtatcttactctcccaagcacttagtacggaactctacccacagtgagtgctcaataaataccacggattgactgaatAAAAACACGAATAAACCTGGTTGCTCACATGATCAGACAGCAGGAGCACAGAAAAGTCCACAACAGAAAGAGGAGTTGGAGGaaggtgggcaaggaaggtgtcttacAAACTCACGttgtgctcttctaagcgcttagtacagtgctctgtacaccataagcactcagtaaatattactgactggtaTGtaggctccctccctctgccactcagTAGGGAACATCTGAAATAAGCAGCTGATCACTTGATCAAGAACAA
This sequence is a window from Ornithorhynchus anatinus isolate Pmale09 chromosome X2, mOrnAna1.pri.v4, whole genome shotgun sequence. Protein-coding genes within it:
- the EEF1E1 gene encoding eukaryotic translation elongation factor 1 epsilon-1; this encodes MAAAAELMLLEKWLGLQRGNKYSAQGERQIPVLQTNNGPSLTGLTTIASHLVKLANKEHLLGSSAEEKAVVQQWLEFRITQIDGHSNIDAIRTTLKDLNAYLEDKVYFTGNNFTLADILLYYGLHRIIVDLTVQEKEKYLNVSRWFCHIQHFPGIRQNLSSVVFIKNRLYSSVH